One Brachyhypopomus gauderio isolate BG-103 chromosome 15, BGAUD_0.2, whole genome shotgun sequence genomic region harbors:
- the spmip7 gene encoding protein SPMIP7: protein MDLARPPASSAPLAPLRDLVPLIDPCCGQISAGAKVDLRMQDRCRFIDGVYVPSDLWVPAGARERPQTPPTRPSAVMCDASDDKCWNSRSRARREIFEAGSTQIPPAAQTLDRGSRPSVLSDWIKMASKRYIYTSTAQRSYEDINWDSKIPPRIKPPSTTLEKMADPVKQHFSLKRYHARPESWQSIGPHWNRQQVRATYNMKKPISFTSPCTKLDQIPLYCGVVGSEDMDSVDRPEQDFRPLTRLRTTLPPYTPTAHRPTMPGYTGKAVHDRPHTAMCLPSPPSAPHTTGSSSTPSFYGRKGPLSRMVTTVPPCNPYLHR, encoded by the exons ATGGACCTGGCCCGTCCGCCTGCCTCCAGCGCGCCCTTGGCGCCGCTGCGCGACCTCGTGCCGTTGATTGACCCGTGCTGCGGTCAGATAAGCGCCGGGGCAAAGGTTGATTTGAGGATGCAGGACAGGTGCAGATTTATTGATGGAGTTTATGTTCCGTCTGATCTGTGGGTTCCTGCTGGAGCGAGAGAAAGACCACAGACACCTCCAACCAGACCTTCAGCGGTGATGTGCGACGCATCTGATGATAAGTGCTGGAACTCCAGAA GCCGGGCAAGAAGAGAGATTTTTGAAGCAGGTTCTACACAAATCCCGCCGGCAGCCCAAACTCTTGATAGG GGTTCGCGTCCCTCGGTTCTGTCTGACTGGATCAAGATGGCATCTAAGCGCTATATTTATACGTCGACAGCTCAAAG AAGTTATGAAGACATAAACTGGGACTCCAAGATACCCCCTCGAATCAAACCTCCATCAACCACCCTGGAGAAAATGGCTGACCCTGTAAAACAGCACTTCTCTCTGAAGAGATACCATGCCAGGCCAGAAAGTTGGCAG TCTATAGGACCTCATTGGAATAGGCAACAAGTCCGTGCCACATATAATATGAAGAAACCTATCAGCTT cacCAGCCCATGTACAAAACTGGACCAAATTCCGTTATATTG TGGTGTTGTGGGCTCTGAAGACATGGACAGTGTGGACAGGCCAGAGCAGGACTTCAGGCCTCTAACACGTCTGCGCACCACTCTGCCCCCTTACACCCCCACAGCCCA CCGCCCCACCATGCCTGGTTACACAGGTAAAGCTGTGCATGACAGACCGCACACAGCCATGTGCCTGCCTTCGCCACCCTCTGCTCCTCACACTACAGG GAGCAGTTCAACCCCCTCATTCTATGGGCGCAAGGGTCCTTTGTCCAGAATGGTCACCACTGTCCCTCCATGCAATCCTTATCTCCACCGTTAA